The following are encoded in a window of Engraulis encrasicolus isolate BLACKSEA-1 unplaced genomic scaffold, IST_EnEncr_1.0 scaffold_62_np1212, whole genome shotgun sequence genomic DNA:
- the LOC134444613 gene encoding E3 SUMO-protein ligase ZBED1-like isoform X2 yields MASGSEEGGPPRPDMEDAPSSFKSGVWDHFGFRVTYDDAGKKNVDRTGTLCKHCKMYVPYADGNTSNMASHVRRYHPSLVVEGRRGAPAKKPFTISAAFKQPLAADTAKAKSISKAIGLFIAKDMQPYSVMEGEGFRNMLKVLEPRYVMPTRRYFGTNVIPHLYEETRQDIVKELSEACQVALTTDGWTSRSTESYLTVTAHHITPQWELRSCVLQTRPIYESHTSEFLSQKLREVVEEWALERGSGSIPVTTDNAKNIVNAVGLTEGLGPQISCFAHTVNLAAKSAISNAQIARLLARVRKVVTFFHRSTTAAFVLKTKQDLLTLPDHKLIHDVQTRWNSTYDMLERYVEQQAAIYSAVTDKDMKKKTKDIILLNDGETKLAEGLIEVLKPLKNVTTLMSTETSPSVSMIMPLQSMVLKAMAQSADDSSAIKDAKAAISKDLQSRYSDPSLQDYLHRATALDPRFKSLPHLDEACVDKIWGDLTIEVVNLEKQAQQGIEAQASTSSSGAESGPPETSPPSKKSAMATVFADFFTTEATASAKPLSDVIKEEVTSYKQAGCISVDEDPLAWWKSNAHKYPHVAKLAQRDLAVPGTSVPSERVFSTAGDIVTANFVCSCRCHQMAANILTLF; encoded by the exons ATGGCAAGTGGAAGTGAGGAAGGCGGGCCGCCTAGGCCGGACATGGAGGATGCACCCTCGTCATTTAAGTCAGGTGTGTGGGACCATTTTGGATTCCGCGTCACTTATGATGATGCTGGCAAAAAAAACGTGGATCGAACGGGAACGCTATGCAAGCATTGCAAAATGTATGTCCCGTACGCTGATGGAAACACTTCAAACATGGCCAGCCATGTGCGCAGATATCACCCAAGTTTggtagtggaggggaggagaggagcgcctGCCAAAAAGCCATTCACCATTAGCGCGGCATTTAAACAACCTCTGGCTGCGGACACCGCCAAGGCCAAATCAATTTCAAAAGCCATTGGTTTATTCATCGCAAAAGACATGCAGCCCTACAGCGTGATGGAAGGTGAAGGCTTCAGAAACATGCTGAAGGTGCTGGAGCCGCGATATGTGATGCCCACTCGGAGATACTTTGGCACGAATGTCATTCCACACCTATATGAAGAGACAAGACAGGATATAGTTAAAGAGCTATCGGAGGCATGCCAGGTAGCGCTGACAACAGATGGATGGACTTCCAGGTCCACGGAAAGTTACCTAACAGTGACCGCCCATCACATTACGCCCCAGTGGGAGTTAAGAAGCTGCGTGTTACAAACGCGCCCGATATACGAGAGCCACACCAGCGAATTCCTATCCCAAAAgctgagagaggtggtggaggagtgggCGTTGGAGAGGGGCAGCGGCAGTATTCCTGTTACAACGGACAATGCCAAAAACATTGTGAATGCCGTAGGTTTGACGGAGGGACTTGGGCCACAGATTTCCTGCTTTGCGCACACCGTCAACCTGGCAGCCAAAAGTGCAATATCCAATGCCCAGATCGCACGACTGTTGGCGAGAGTCAGAAAGGTGGTTACTTTTTTCCACCGCAGTACTACTGCCGCCTTCGTATTGAAAACGAAACAGGACTTGCTGACCTTGCCAGATCACAAGTTAATTCACGACGTGCAAACTCGCTGGAACTCGACATACGACATGTTGGAGCGCTATGTGGAGCAACAGGCGGCCATATATTCCGCCGTGACCGACaaagacatgaaaaaaaaaaccaaggacATTATCCTGTTGAATGACGGTGAGACAAAGCTGGCAGAAGGCCTCATAGAAGTGCTTAAACCGCTGAAGAATGTCACCACCCTCATGAGTACAGAAACATCCCCCTCCGTCTCAATGATCATGCCACTGCAGAGCATGGTGCTGAAAGCAATGGCACAAAGTGCAGATGACAGTTCTGCCATCAAAGACGCCAAGGCAGCCATCAGCAAGGATCTCCAAAGCAGATACAGTGATCCTAGCCTTCAGGACTATCTACACAGAGCCACAGCACTAGACCCAAGGTTCAAGTCCCTGCCTCATCTAGATGAAGCCTGTGTTGACAAAATCTGGGGTGACCTCACAATAGAAGTTGTGAACCTCGAAAAGCAG GCTCAACAAGGCATTGAAGCCCAGGCAAGCACTTCATCCTCAGGAGCAGAATCCGGCCCGCCAGagacctctcctccctccaaaaAATcggccatggcaacagtttttgCAGACTTTTTTACAACAGAGGCAACAGCAAGTGCAAAACCTTTGTCAGATGTCATAAAGGAAGAGGTCACATCCTACAAGCAAGCTGGCTGCATCTCTGTAGATGAAGATCCCCTCGCATGGTGGAAGAGCAATGCACACAAGTATCCCCATGTGGCGAAGTTGGCACAACGTGACCTGGCTGTCCCAGGCACATCCGTGCCAAGTGAGCGGGTTTTTTCTACAGCAGGGGACATTGTCACGGCAA ACTTCGTCTGTTCCTGTAGatgccaccagatggcagcaaaCATCCTGACACTTTTTTGA
- the LOC134444613 gene encoding E3 SUMO-protein ligase ZBED1-like isoform X1, whose amino-acid sequence MASGSEEGGPPRPDMEDAPSSFKSGVWDHFGFRVTYDDAGKKNVDRTGTLCKHCKMYVPYADGNTSNMASHVRRYHPSLVVEGRRGAPAKKPFTISAAFKQPLAADTAKAKSISKAIGLFIAKDMQPYSVMEGEGFRNMLKVLEPRYVMPTRRYFGTNVIPHLYEETRQDIVKELSEACQVALTTDGWTSRSTESYLTVTAHHITPQWELRSCVLQTRPIYESHTSEFLSQKLREVVEEWALERGSGSIPVTTDNAKNIVNAVGLTEGLGPQISCFAHTVNLAAKSAISNAQIARLLARVRKVVTFFHRSTTAAFVLKTKQDLLTLPDHKLIHDVQTRWNSTYDMLERYVEQQAAIYSAVTDKDMKKKTKDIILLNDGETKLAEGLIEVLKPLKNVTTLMSTETSPSVSMIMPLQSMVLKAMAQSADDSSAIKDAKAAISKDLQSRYSDPSLQDYLHRATALDPRFKSLPHLDEACVDKIWGDLTIEVVNLEKQAQQGIEAQASTSSSGAESGPPETSPPSKKSAMATVFADFFTTEATASAKPLSDVIKEEVTSYKQAGCISVDEDPLAWWKSNAHKYPHVAKLAQRDLAVPGTSVPSERVFSTAGDIVTASRSRLLPENVDKLIFLQKNLRIK is encoded by the exons ATGGCAAGTGGAAGTGAGGAAGGCGGGCCGCCTAGGCCGGACATGGAGGATGCACCCTCGTCATTTAAGTCAGGTGTGTGGGACCATTTTGGATTCCGCGTCACTTATGATGATGCTGGCAAAAAAAACGTGGATCGAACGGGAACGCTATGCAAGCATTGCAAAATGTATGTCCCGTACGCTGATGGAAACACTTCAAACATGGCCAGCCATGTGCGCAGATATCACCCAAGTTTggtagtggaggggaggagaggagcgcctGCCAAAAAGCCATTCACCATTAGCGCGGCATTTAAACAACCTCTGGCTGCGGACACCGCCAAGGCCAAATCAATTTCAAAAGCCATTGGTTTATTCATCGCAAAAGACATGCAGCCCTACAGCGTGATGGAAGGTGAAGGCTTCAGAAACATGCTGAAGGTGCTGGAGCCGCGATATGTGATGCCCACTCGGAGATACTTTGGCACGAATGTCATTCCACACCTATATGAAGAGACAAGACAGGATATAGTTAAAGAGCTATCGGAGGCATGCCAGGTAGCGCTGACAACAGATGGATGGACTTCCAGGTCCACGGAAAGTTACCTAACAGTGACCGCCCATCACATTACGCCCCAGTGGGAGTTAAGAAGCTGCGTGTTACAAACGCGCCCGATATACGAGAGCCACACCAGCGAATTCCTATCCCAAAAgctgagagaggtggtggaggagtgggCGTTGGAGAGGGGCAGCGGCAGTATTCCTGTTACAACGGACAATGCCAAAAACATTGTGAATGCCGTAGGTTTGACGGAGGGACTTGGGCCACAGATTTCCTGCTTTGCGCACACCGTCAACCTGGCAGCCAAAAGTGCAATATCCAATGCCCAGATCGCACGACTGTTGGCGAGAGTCAGAAAGGTGGTTACTTTTTTCCACCGCAGTACTACTGCCGCCTTCGTATTGAAAACGAAACAGGACTTGCTGACCTTGCCAGATCACAAGTTAATTCACGACGTGCAAACTCGCTGGAACTCGACATACGACATGTTGGAGCGCTATGTGGAGCAACAGGCGGCCATATATTCCGCCGTGACCGACaaagacatgaaaaaaaaaaccaaggacATTATCCTGTTGAATGACGGTGAGACAAAGCTGGCAGAAGGCCTCATAGAAGTGCTTAAACCGCTGAAGAATGTCACCACCCTCATGAGTACAGAAACATCCCCCTCCGTCTCAATGATCATGCCACTGCAGAGCATGGTGCTGAAAGCAATGGCACAAAGTGCAGATGACAGTTCTGCCATCAAAGACGCCAAGGCAGCCATCAGCAAGGATCTCCAAAGCAGATACAGTGATCCTAGCCTTCAGGACTATCTACACAGAGCCACAGCACTAGACCCAAGGTTCAAGTCCCTGCCTCATCTAGATGAAGCCTGTGTTGACAAAATCTGGGGTGACCTCACAATAGAAGTTGTGAACCTCGAAAAGCAG GCTCAACAAGGCATTGAAGCCCAGGCAAGCACTTCATCCTCAGGAGCAGAATCCGGCCCGCCAGagacctctcctccctccaaaaAATcggccatggcaacagtttttgCAGACTTTTTTACAACAGAGGCAACAGCAAGTGCAAAACCTTTGTCAGATGTCATAAAGGAAGAGGTCACATCCTACAAGCAAGCTGGCTGCATCTCTGTAGATGAAGATCCCCTCGCATGGTGGAAGAGCAATGCACACAAGTATCCCCATGTGGCGAAGTTGGCACAACGTGACCTGGCTGTCCCAGGCACATCCGTGCCAAGTGAGCGGGTTTTTTCTACAGCAGGGGACATTGTCACGGCAAGTAGGTCTCGTCTCTTGCCAGAAAATGTAGACAAACTGATTTTCTTGCAAAAAAATCTGAGAATTAAGTGA
- the LOC134444611 gene encoding uncharacterized protein LOC134444611, which produces MSSNPSLVVTELDLSENNLGDTGVKRLCAILNASHNRLKRLNLRDCNIGARGCAALISALTSKADSNLEYLDMRGNKLGGSAVKQISALMDQNNQLTVRVTHNGVRGGLPGAAGGAAGIVPRGATLSFFVAVAVAACAAFFAAVGVVPFVAAIVYVFFCVLLSPSTDKNDVLQEFSAIVCVVIGFGVAVVVIVGAFAGTAGFAAAVVAVCAAVGADYGGAAGAVVGVTVCAISIGAVCTVVCGGAAAGTAGGAIVCAAVDVTAVVAAGVVVGSVAHNDAIVKSAPITTVCTAVCAALNVALRAAFGATVNANGAVVGSVLGFVATFGFVTIFGGRGALHHVKTASTGVIAAILVSSVAAGTAADDLFAVSILVGTGACFSACTGAVTGACAGICELTDYAPTRNDYRTAYEVGADAADDWSWLFLSLMTVVLLVLSVVL; this is translated from the exons ATGTCATCAAACCCATCACTAGTCGTGACTGAGCTGGACCTGAGTGAAAATAACTTAGGAGACACAGGAGTGAAGCGGCTCTGCGCTATACTAAATGCTTCACACAACAGACTCAAAAGACTCAA CCTTAGAGACTGCAATATAGGAGCACGGGGGTGTGCTGCTCTGATCTCAGCTCTGACATCAAAAGCAGACTCAAATCTTGAATATCTGGATATGAGAGGAAATAAACTAGGAGGTTCAGCAGTGAAGCAGATATCTGCTCTGATGGATCAAAATAACCAACTGACTGTGAG GGTTACTCATAATGGTGTCCGAGGTGGTCTTCCCGgcgctgctggtggtgctgctggcaTAGTGCCACGTGGTGCTACTCTCagcttttttgttgctgttgctgttgctgcctgTGCTGCTTTCTTTGCTGCTGTTGGTGTCGTTCCTTTTGTTGCTGCTATTGtctatgtttttttctgtgtccttctctctcctAGTACAGATAAAAATGATGTCCTACAAGAATTTAGTGCTATTGTTTGTGTTGTTATAGGTTTTggcgttgctgttgttgttattgtcggTGCTTTTGCCGGCACAGCTGGTTTTGCTGCTGCCGTTGTTGCTGTTTGTGCTGCTGTTGGTGCTGAttatggtggtgctgctggtgctgttgTTGGCGTTACTGTCTGTGCTATTTCAATTGGTGCTGTTTGCACTGTTGTTTGCGGTGGTGCTGCTGCCGGAACTGCTGGCGGTGCCATTGTCTGTGCTGCTGTTGATGTTACTGCAGTTGTTGCTGCCGGTGTTGTTGTTGGTAGTGTAGCTCACAATGATGCTATTGTCAAATCTGCTCCCATAACTACTGTCTgtactgctgtctgtgctgctttaAATGTTGCTCTCCGTGCTGCTTTTGGCGCTACTGTTAATGCTAACGGTGCTGTTGTTGGTTCTGTTCTGGGCTTCGTTGCTACTTTTGGTTTTGTTACCATTTTTGGTGGTAGAGGTGCTTTACACCATGTTAAGACTGCAAGTACTGGTGTCATTGCTGCTATTTTAGTCAGCTCTGTTGCTGCTGGCACTGCAGCTGATGACTTGTTTGCTGTTTCCATTTTGGTTGGTACTGGTGCCTGTTTTAGTGCCTGCACAGGTGCTGTCACTGGTGCCTGTGCTGGTATTTGCGAACTTACTGACTATGCCCCCACAAGAAATGACTATCGTACCGCCTATGAAGTTGGAGCTGATGCTGCTGACGATTGGTCATGGTTGTTTCTTTCACTGATGACGGTGGTGCTGTTGGTGCTGTCTGTGGTGCTTTAA